One Hydrogenophaga crassostreae genomic region harbors:
- the aat gene encoding leucyl/phenylalanyl-tRNA--protein transferase, with the protein MSSTNHLPYLPWLDSGDAFPPVGIAWSDDDPAPGLVAAGRDLAVTTLVEAYSHGIFPWFSAGQPILWWSPDPRTVLRPKAFKLHRSLRKTLRHLLLAERLDIRIDHDFERVIQACARTPRKDQDGTWIVPDMVSAYTALHRAGHAHSIETWIDGELAGGLYTVNVGGMVFGESMFSHRSDASKLALTGLVAFAQAHQLPMIDCQQNTAHMATLGSETMPRTAFCDEVRVLISQTAPVWRFDPVYWNHFLSDDGF; encoded by the coding sequence GTGAGCAGCACAAACCATCTCCCCTATCTACCTTGGCTGGATTCAGGCGACGCATTTCCGCCAGTGGGCATTGCATGGTCAGACGACGATCCTGCACCTGGATTGGTGGCCGCAGGGCGCGACCTCGCCGTCACCACGCTTGTTGAAGCCTACAGCCACGGCATCTTTCCCTGGTTCAGCGCGGGTCAGCCCATTCTCTGGTGGAGCCCCGACCCCCGCACGGTGTTGCGGCCAAAGGCGTTCAAACTGCATCGTTCGCTGCGCAAGACCCTGCGCCACCTGCTTTTGGCGGAGCGGCTGGATATAAGGATTGATCACGACTTTGAGCGTGTGATTCAAGCGTGTGCCCGAACCCCTCGCAAAGACCAGGACGGCACATGGATCGTCCCCGATATGGTGTCGGCCTATACAGCTCTGCACCGGGCGGGGCACGCACACAGCATCGAAACCTGGATCGATGGCGAGTTGGCAGGTGGTCTTTACACAGTCAATGTCGGAGGCATGGTGTTCGGTGAATCCATGTTTAGCCACCGCAGCGATGCATCCAAACTGGCTCTGACGGGTTTGGTCGCTTTCGCCCAGGCTCACCAGCTACCGATGATCGATTGTCAGCAAAACACGGCCCACATGGCCACTTTGGGCAGTGAAACAATGCCACGCACTGCTTTCTGCGATGAGGTCCGCGTGCTCATATCCCAAACCGCGCCAGTTTGGCGTTTCGACCCCGTATACTGGAATCACTTCCTTTCAGACGACGGTTTTTGA
- a CDS encoding VanZ family protein, producing MDQPVHLPPVNNAILHRAFAAAFWFACAAVATLSLVPVSELPAVTLDVWDKAQHAAGFFFLCVLGLMAYPRHFSRVCMGLLLFGVAIEVAQSISGWRTGDWLDWLADAVGVLLAAVGMRQLAGQNA from the coding sequence GTGGATCAACCCGTCCACCTGCCACCAGTGAACAACGCCATCCTGCACCGTGCCTTTGCTGCCGCTTTCTGGTTCGCATGCGCTGCTGTAGCGACACTTTCACTGGTTCCGGTATCGGAGCTTCCCGCCGTCACATTGGATGTATGGGACAAGGCGCAACATGCCGCGGGGTTTTTCTTCCTGTGTGTACTTGGCCTGATGGCCTATCCTCGTCATTTTTCGCGGGTGTGCATGGGGCTGCTGCTGTTCGGTGTCGCCATCGAAGTCGCGCAATCGATCAGTGGATGGCGCACCGGCGACTGGCTTGATTGGCTGGCCGATGCCGTGGGTGTTTTGCTCGCAGCGGTGGGCATGCGCCAACTGGCCGGCCAAAACGCATGA